A section of the Kribbella voronezhensis genome encodes:
- a CDS encoding DUF4160 domain-containing protein: protein MADSMPRRTLYTRADWDRADARSELTGQDVLDRLSRMAVHEFGEEGPAAYDEDGFFLSLIAEGLKLEGGISLVVHMNDHQPPHVHVKRPGENDIRLGLADGSLLDDLPPGASARKIRHMQQLVAEHGALLQTWWDKGPGRQQ, encoded by the coding sequence ATGGCAGACAGTATGCCGCGCCGGACTCTCTACACCCGGGCGGACTGGGACAGAGCCGATGCACGCTCCGAGCTGACTGGCCAGGACGTTCTCGATCGGCTCTCACGCATGGCCGTACACGAATTCGGCGAGGAAGGTCCCGCGGCGTACGACGAGGACGGCTTCTTCCTGTCCCTGATCGCCGAGGGTCTCAAGCTCGAGGGCGGCATCTCCCTGGTCGTGCACATGAACGACCATCAGCCGCCCCACGTTCATGTGAAGCGCCCGGGCGAGAACGACATCCGCCTCGGCCTCGCGGACGGCTCTCTGCTCGATGACCTACCACCGGGCGCGTCCGCCCGGAAGATTCGGCACATGCAGCAATTGGTCGCCGAGCACGGCGCCCTCCTCCAGACCTGGTGGGACAAGGGCCCAGGACGCCAGCAATGA
- a CDS encoding M20/M25/M40 family metallo-hydrolase, translating into MTMPTPSDRPYVPEAEVVDLCSELIRFDTTNYGNGKSNGERGAAEYVAAKLDEVGIESTIYESEPGRATLVAHWEGEDQEADPLLVHGHLDVVPADPKDWKVDPFAGEIFDGCVWGRGAVDMKDFDAMVLSVVRARQRAGVKPRRPVRLVFTADEEAGGLYGAQWLINNHPDTVADCTEGIGEVGGFSLTVKDDLRLYLIETAEKGMNWMRLKARGTAGHGSMVNNDNAVTNLVEAVTRIGNHQWPLRLTPTVKEFLKSLEDVLGTELDPEDMTTTLAKLGSFSRMFGATIRNTANPTMLNAGYKVNVIPGDAEAHVDGRFLPGYEDEFFATIDELLGDKVQRETVIEDIALETEFSGGLVEAMKACLAAEDPQSRTAPLLMSGGTDAKSWSRLGVRCFGFVPLQLPPDLDFMGMFHGIDERVPTSSLEFGSRVLDRFFAEA; encoded by the coding sequence ATGACTATGCCGACTCCCAGCGACCGTCCGTACGTGCCCGAGGCCGAGGTGGTGGACCTCTGTTCCGAGCTGATCCGGTTCGACACGACGAACTACGGCAACGGCAAGAGCAACGGGGAGCGGGGCGCCGCGGAGTACGTGGCGGCCAAGCTCGACGAGGTCGGGATCGAGTCGACGATCTACGAGTCGGAGCCGGGTCGCGCAACCCTGGTTGCGCACTGGGAGGGCGAGGACCAGGAAGCGGATCCGCTGCTCGTCCATGGGCACCTGGACGTCGTACCGGCTGATCCGAAGGACTGGAAGGTCGATCCGTTCGCCGGTGAGATCTTCGACGGGTGCGTGTGGGGCCGCGGGGCCGTCGACATGAAGGACTTCGACGCGATGGTGTTGTCGGTGGTCCGGGCGCGGCAGCGGGCCGGGGTGAAGCCGCGGCGGCCGGTCAGGCTGGTGTTCACGGCTGACGAGGAGGCCGGTGGCCTGTACGGCGCACAGTGGCTGATCAACAATCACCCGGACACCGTTGCCGACTGCACCGAGGGGATCGGCGAGGTCGGCGGGTTCTCGCTGACGGTGAAGGACGACCTGCGCCTGTACCTGATCGAGACCGCCGAGAAGGGCATGAACTGGATGCGCCTGAAGGCCCGCGGTACGGCGGGTCACGGGTCGATGGTGAACAACGACAACGCGGTGACGAACCTCGTCGAGGCGGTCACCCGGATCGGCAACCACCAGTGGCCGTTGCGGCTGACGCCGACGGTGAAGGAGTTCCTCAAGTCGCTGGAGGACGTGCTCGGCACCGAGCTCGATCCCGAGGACATGACGACGACGCTGGCCAAGCTCGGCAGCTTCAGCCGGATGTTCGGCGCGACGATCCGCAACACGGCGAACCCGACGATGCTGAACGCCGGCTACAAGGTGAACGTGATCCCCGGTGACGCGGAGGCGCATGTCGACGGGCGGTTCCTCCCGGGGTACGAGGACGAGTTCTTCGCCACGATCGACGAACTGCTGGGCGACAAGGTGCAGCGCGAGACGGTGATCGAGGACATCGCGCTCGAGACCGAGTTCAGCGGCGGACTGGTCGAGGCGATGAAGGCGTGCCTGGCGGCCGAGGACCCGCAGAGCCGGACCGCGCCGCTGCTGATGTCGGGCGGTACCGATGCGAAGTCGTGGAGCCGGCTGGGCGTTCGCTGCTTCGGTTTCGTCCCCCTGCAGTTGCCGCCGGACCTCGACTTCATGGGCATGTTCCACGGCATCGACGAGCGCGTCCCGACCAGCTCGCTCGAGTTCGGCTCGCGAGTCCTCGACCGCTTCTTCGCCGAGGCCTGA
- a CDS encoding TrlF family AAA-like ATPase, with product MFVLDVRGTKKADLHGPTDLANRPNRWPSGRHEVIFTSGADITSDGLVQQQAGARWWGIDIHAHSPGSFDYGGIEGHANKAPKPSFKDWLRSYINAGLDGLVVTDHNSHAGIEPARQALAELRVESPELPPFVIFPGLELTVTGGTHILGIFDPACDAEVVNRVLTLCEYNGTRGHSDETANKTVVDAAAIINTEGGICVPAHADQSRGVFKIDSRDLETLIGSQSILAVEVVDDANVGKAESAGWVPVLGSDAHHLTTDGCPDGLEAKAPGTHLTRIKAETLDLEGLRLALTDPTHSVRRARLGDSDPNNTEHGHIDRIRLEHDGVTEDYRFGPWMNCLIGGRGVGKSTLVEVVRLALGRSHELAGSVAVDLKRFHPSADRAERWWDEKTRIIVEYTKDGRQLRVTWSGDEPDMSILELLEGDAWHRQAGRVFDRVPIRVFSQKQIYELATSPRSFLTILDDMPSIRRSQWDIEYEELELKFKGERNKLRQLLAEAARSDRIRGQLEEVQGRLHRLAELQSTQQYEELTETETRIRHATTAEDRAESIEQSLGTQAAELRGLVTDVLQGTDYADRATSFAFAADLLEQAASALAAARTSWQSQATSASWRARVEELNAWLAEQIGAFQADGEQTQADRQREAELQAELLEVESSGERQQEQEVVIAQLMKELTAKRTELFRRRQEFAGHLNADSTRTRVNLHAQGDVETIGAALRALLGCPESFESAFGKDGIAAFLLNHEPKDPRFPIEVVKFKAALVELVEKGADSEIGQSLKIDARFYSRLAAADTFDLVTNIKLWFPQDLVAVQYRQTEGGNFTSVDQGSPGQKTAALLTVILQMGTDPLLLDQPEDDLENKLIKQLAVETLKTIKTRRQIVVSTHNANIVVTSAAENILVLEHGESIPKIETEGTLQVPAVKANVCVILEGGEDAIKTRYRRLVGTTDA from the coding sequence GTGTTCGTACTCGATGTACGGGGCACCAAGAAGGCGGATCTGCACGGCCCCACGGATCTGGCAAACCGGCCCAATCGTTGGCCATCAGGAAGGCACGAAGTGATCTTTACAAGCGGGGCCGACATCACCTCGGACGGTCTGGTACAGCAGCAAGCAGGGGCGCGATGGTGGGGCATCGACATTCACGCCCACTCACCCGGGTCCTTCGACTACGGGGGCATCGAAGGTCACGCGAACAAGGCGCCCAAGCCGTCGTTCAAGGATTGGCTGCGCTCCTACATCAACGCGGGACTCGACGGCCTCGTCGTCACGGACCACAACTCGCATGCAGGAATCGAACCGGCTCGGCAGGCTCTAGCAGAACTGCGCGTCGAGAGCCCCGAGCTTCCACCATTCGTAATCTTTCCAGGCCTTGAGCTGACCGTAACCGGGGGCACTCACATTCTTGGGATCTTCGACCCGGCCTGCGACGCTGAGGTCGTCAATCGGGTTTTGACCCTTTGTGAGTACAACGGAACGCGTGGGCACAGCGACGAGACCGCCAACAAGACTGTCGTCGATGCTGCCGCGATCATCAACACCGAGGGCGGGATCTGCGTGCCCGCGCACGCCGACCAGTCTCGGGGTGTCTTCAAGATCGACTCCCGGGATCTCGAAACTTTGATCGGGTCGCAATCCATACTCGCCGTTGAAGTCGTCGACGACGCGAACGTGGGGAAGGCCGAGTCGGCGGGGTGGGTGCCTGTTCTGGGGTCCGACGCACATCATCTGACCACCGACGGCTGTCCTGATGGGCTCGAGGCAAAAGCACCAGGTACTCATCTGACTCGCATCAAGGCAGAGACTCTCGACCTCGAAGGGCTTCGGCTAGCTCTGACCGATCCCACCCACTCCGTGCGACGGGCCCGGCTCGGTGACAGCGATCCGAATAACACGGAGCACGGTCACATCGACAGAATCCGGCTCGAGCACGACGGCGTCACCGAGGACTACCGCTTCGGTCCGTGGATGAACTGCCTGATCGGCGGACGTGGAGTTGGCAAGTCAACGCTTGTCGAGGTGGTTCGCCTGGCGCTTGGCCGCAGTCATGAGTTGGCGGGGTCTGTCGCTGTTGACCTCAAACGGTTTCACCCCTCTGCAGATCGCGCTGAACGCTGGTGGGATGAGAAGACGCGGATAATCGTTGAATACACGAAGGATGGTCGGCAGCTTCGGGTCACCTGGTCAGGAGACGAGCCTGACATGTCTATCCTCGAACTCCTAGAAGGAGACGCCTGGCACCGACAAGCCGGCCGAGTATTCGACCGTGTCCCTATCCGGGTGTTCAGTCAGAAGCAGATCTACGAGCTCGCCACCTCCCCACGAAGCTTCCTGACCATCCTCGACGACATGCCGTCGATTCGGAGGAGTCAATGGGACATCGAATACGAGGAACTCGAACTCAAGTTCAAAGGTGAGCGCAACAAGCTCCGCCAGCTGCTGGCGGAGGCCGCTAGGTCCGACCGAATCCGAGGCCAGCTAGAAGAAGTGCAGGGCCGGCTGCACCGCTTGGCCGAGCTTCAATCGACCCAACAGTACGAGGAGCTAACGGAAACCGAGACTCGGATCAGGCATGCCACGACGGCCGAAGACCGAGCCGAGAGTATCGAGCAGAGCCTCGGTACCCAAGCCGCTGAGTTGCGTGGCCTCGTGACCGATGTCCTTCAGGGGACCGATTACGCTGACCGAGCGACTTCCTTTGCCTTTGCAGCGGATCTGCTCGAGCAGGCCGCGAGCGCGTTGGCGGCCGCCCGCACATCGTGGCAGAGCCAAGCGACCTCAGCATCATGGCGGGCGCGAGTTGAAGAGCTCAACGCCTGGCTGGCCGAGCAGATCGGCGCCTTTCAAGCCGATGGCGAGCAGACACAGGCGGATCGGCAGCGGGAAGCTGAACTGCAGGCGGAGCTTCTCGAGGTCGAGAGTTCCGGTGAGAGGCAGCAGGAGCAGGAGGTCGTGATCGCTCAACTGATGAAGGAACTCACCGCGAAGAGAACCGAACTCTTTAGGCGCCGTCAGGAGTTTGCCGGGCACCTCAACGCGGATTCCACCCGTACGCGCGTGAACCTTCATGCACAAGGCGACGTCGAAACCATCGGAGCTGCACTTCGCGCCCTACTCGGCTGCCCGGAGTCCTTTGAGTCCGCCTTCGGCAAAGACGGCATCGCGGCATTTCTGCTCAACCATGAACCGAAGGATCCGCGGTTCCCGATCGAAGTGGTCAAGTTCAAGGCGGCGCTCGTCGAACTGGTAGAGAAAGGCGCCGACTCCGAGATCGGGCAGTCCCTGAAGATTGATGCCCGCTTCTACAGTCGCCTCGCTGCCGCCGACACGTTCGACCTCGTCACGAACATCAAGCTTTGGTTTCCCCAGGACCTCGTGGCCGTCCAGTATCGCCAGACCGAGGGCGGCAATTTCACATCCGTCGATCAAGGATCTCCCGGCCAGAAGACGGCGGCGCTCCTTACCGTGATCCTCCAGATGGGCACCGATCCACTCTTGCTCGACCAGCCGGAGGACGATCTCGAGAACAAGCTGATCAAGCAACTCGCGGTCGAAACCCTCAAGACCATCAAAACCCGGCGGCAGATCGTCGTCTCGACGCACAACGCGAACATCGTCGTCACGTCCGCCGCCGAAAACATCCTCGTACTCGAGCACGGAGAGTCCATTCCCAAGATCGAGACCGAAGGGACACTCCAGGTTCCAGCCGTCAAGGCGAACGTCTGCGTAATCCTCGAAGGCGGCGAGGACGCCATCAAGACCCGATACCGCCGCCTCGTCGGCACCACCGACGCGTGA
- a CDS encoding N-acetyltransferase: MIRITTLAERPELLDDVYAFEGGWPEFMMQDPIAGSLFGRVLEFFPEHCLVATEDGELIAHGRSIPFVFPDEDRTELPAGGWDRVLQWGITDHRRGRTPTVSSALEINVRPSHLGRGLSHEMLAAMRESVQAKGHPTLYAPVRPNGKQDARQPMTEYIQQFRDDGLPVDPWLRVHVKAGGKILKVAPASMVMSGSLDEWREWTGLPFDETGEVIVPKALVPVHCSLEHDHAVYVEPNVWVQHDL, translated from the coding sequence ATGATCAGGATCACGACCCTTGCCGAGCGGCCTGAGTTGCTGGACGACGTGTACGCGTTCGAGGGCGGGTGGCCGGAGTTCATGATGCAGGACCCGATCGCGGGTTCGCTGTTCGGTCGGGTGCTCGAGTTCTTTCCCGAGCACTGTCTGGTGGCGACCGAGGACGGTGAGCTGATCGCCCACGGCCGGAGCATCCCGTTCGTGTTCCCGGACGAGGACCGTACCGAGCTTCCGGCGGGTGGCTGGGACAGGGTGCTGCAGTGGGGCATCACCGATCACCGCCGAGGCCGTACGCCGACCGTCTCCAGTGCGCTCGAGATCAACGTCAGGCCGAGTCACCTCGGCCGCGGCCTGTCGCACGAGATGCTCGCGGCGATGCGCGAGAGCGTGCAGGCGAAGGGGCACCCGACGCTCTACGCGCCGGTCCGGCCGAACGGCAAGCAGGACGCCAGGCAGCCGATGACGGAGTACATCCAGCAGTTCCGGGACGACGGGCTGCCGGTGGATCCGTGGTTGCGGGTGCACGTGAAGGCGGGCGGCAAGATCCTCAAGGTGGCGCCGGCCTCGATGGTGATGAGCGGATCGCTCGACGAATGGCGGGAGTGGACCGGGCTACCGTTCGACGAGACCGGCGAGGTCATCGTGCCGAAGGCACTCGTCCCGGTGCACTGCAGCCTCGAGCACGACCACGCCGTGTACGTCGAACCGAACGTCTGGGTCCAGCACGACCTCTAG
- a CDS encoding DUF6602 domain-containing protein, with protein sequence MITTVAELLQELMLKERAVLDASPIEHRPTIGSMYEGLSIDILGRAIPDGLDLNLVTGFAVDDDGNMSGQLDCMLVRGAGIPVPYTTAFQWHIRDVIAVFEIKKTLYSAELKDAFQHLGEVRELEKRYRASLTGDAALVDLRRPNRAYAEVTGQDPPEFGAIESLPADREALFRTLLDEYHSALRIIVGFHGFKSEHSFRESLVSYLTENLRTPGFGPGGFPQLIVSGDYTLAKANGQPYSNRLTPDGWWPFYFSTAVNPLHMILEYVWTRLDQMFGIGGLWGEDLELEVPHALLVGKAEHTPDGAIGWNYRFVNNTPELLTKLGASEAWQPFYPTDEQAVILMRLQQGKDVRLTDEKLISFLSRPSDDLDQFWDDLLTSGLVAKSSDGTELRLIATQCDIAYLPDGRIVAGENNTGRLSRWIANNTAESGKVAD encoded by the coding sequence ATGATCACGACTGTCGCCGAGCTCCTGCAGGAGCTCATGCTGAAGGAGCGCGCGGTACTTGACGCGAGCCCAATCGAACACCGACCAACGATCGGCAGCATGTACGAGGGCCTGTCGATCGACATCCTCGGGCGAGCGATTCCGGACGGTCTGGATCTCAACCTAGTTACCGGTTTTGCTGTCGACGACGACGGGAACATGTCCGGCCAGCTCGACTGCATGCTGGTGCGCGGCGCGGGCATCCCCGTCCCGTACACCACAGCTTTCCAATGGCACATCAGAGATGTGATCGCGGTCTTCGAGATAAAGAAGACCCTCTACTCTGCCGAGCTCAAGGATGCGTTCCAGCACCTCGGGGAGGTCCGCGAATTGGAGAAGCGGTACCGAGCGAGCCTGACCGGAGACGCGGCGCTTGTCGACCTACGGCGTCCGAACCGTGCCTATGCTGAGGTCACGGGCCAGGATCCGCCGGAGTTTGGCGCGATCGAATCTCTGCCTGCCGACCGAGAAGCTCTGTTCAGGACTCTGCTCGACGAGTACCACAGCGCACTGCGGATCATCGTTGGGTTCCACGGATTCAAGTCCGAGCACTCATTCCGGGAGTCCTTGGTCTCGTACCTCACCGAGAACCTTAGGACTCCGGGGTTCGGTCCCGGAGGATTCCCGCAGTTGATAGTTTCCGGAGACTACACGCTCGCGAAAGCCAACGGTCAGCCCTACTCGAATCGCCTGACTCCTGATGGATGGTGGCCGTTCTACTTCTCGACCGCAGTCAATCCGCTCCACATGATCCTCGAATACGTCTGGACGCGGCTCGACCAGATGTTCGGCATTGGCGGGCTGTGGGGCGAGGATCTCGAGCTAGAAGTTCCACACGCGCTGCTCGTCGGCAAAGCCGAGCACACTCCTGACGGAGCCATCGGCTGGAACTACCGCTTCGTGAACAACACCCCCGAGCTACTGACGAAGCTCGGCGCCTCTGAGGCCTGGCAGCCCTTCTATCCAACCGATGAACAAGCAGTCATCCTCATGCGCTTGCAGCAAGGTAAGGATGTCCGGCTCACCGACGAGAAGCTCATCAGTTTCCTGTCTCGCCCGAGCGACGATCTCGACCAGTTCTGGGACGACCTCCTGACGTCGGGCCTAGTTGCCAAGTCCAGCGACGGGACTGAGCTAAGGCTGATCGCGACGCAATGCGACATCGCGTACCTCCCAGACGGCAGGATCGTGGCCGGCGAAAACAACACCGGCCGTCTGTCTCGCTGGATCGCCAACAACACGGCAGAGTCTGGCAAGGTCGCTGATTGA
- a CDS encoding VOC family protein translates to MVEVDLAAIEAERERIRGEYLKGGRGSSARGLHHTALLCADVERTIQFYQEVLEFPLTEIVGNRDYEGSNHFFFDIGNGNLLAFFDFPGLELGPYAEVLGGLHHLAISVEPANWQRLKGNLDAAGVEYLEESGTSIYFRDPDGARIELISDPLGEMYGLSVL, encoded by the coding sequence GTGGTGGAGGTTGATCTGGCAGCGATTGAGGCTGAGCGGGAGCGGATTCGGGGGGAGTATCTGAAGGGTGGGCGCGGGTCGTCGGCGCGGGGGTTGCATCACACGGCGTTGTTGTGTGCGGACGTCGAGCGGACGATCCAGTTTTACCAAGAGGTGCTGGAGTTTCCGTTGACCGAGATCGTCGGGAACCGGGACTACGAGGGGTCGAACCACTTCTTCTTCGACATCGGGAACGGGAACCTGCTCGCGTTCTTCGACTTCCCGGGGCTGGAGCTCGGGCCGTACGCCGAGGTGCTCGGTGGGCTGCACCATCTGGCGATCTCGGTCGAGCCGGCCAACTGGCAGCGGTTGAAGGGGAATCTGGATGCGGCGGGGGTGGAGTACCTGGAGGAGAGCGGTACGTCGATCTACTTCCGGGACCCTGATGGCGCCCGGATCGAGCTGATCTCGGACCCGTTGGGGGAGATGTACGGGCTGAGCGTGCTCTGA
- a CDS encoding MFS transporter, whose protein sequence is MRAQRDALFLLLGSGFADLAFRIAQVALPLVVLQETGSVAATGLAGGAAGVPVLLSPWWARRARQWVDSGRRLAVVAAVQAFALAMVPGAAALGVLSAGVLIVSGFLLGSGDALATPGRSALLADTGDRWGPDQAVVLLTWQDGIRRVGMVVGPSIGAAAVAVGLMDELLWIEAAAVVSAGLLAVRVVGERSLDSAELPSIRGSLGGRSDVLYGWIARGAGCLTWFSFTLGLSVIGAEKGRPGVYLAAGMSGYGVGALLGTLVSLAVVRRVSPVPLAAIAWACMGLCWVGMGVWTTPGAVAAFGALSGTTVVLGIAAVSILITRSSAGAERRALLAGQSVVVNASSSAGLLIGGPVIAAVGAEHTLVGSGLLTSAVAIGVLVVSRSRAEKPVGSERKGAAGESAPWETAGHDQDHDPCRAA, encoded by the coding sequence GTGAGAGCTCAACGCGATGCGCTGTTTCTGTTGCTGGGAAGCGGTTTCGCCGATCTGGCCTTCCGGATCGCACAGGTTGCGTTGCCGTTGGTGGTGTTGCAGGAGACGGGTTCGGTGGCCGCTACGGGGTTGGCCGGCGGTGCCGCGGGGGTGCCGGTGTTGCTGTCGCCGTGGTGGGCTCGGCGCGCGCGACAGTGGGTCGATTCCGGGCGGCGGCTCGCGGTGGTTGCCGCGGTACAGGCGTTCGCGTTGGCGATGGTTCCTGGAGCGGCGGCGCTTGGGGTGCTGTCTGCCGGAGTACTGATCGTGAGCGGGTTCTTGTTGGGGTCTGGGGATGCGCTGGCTACTCCGGGGCGTAGTGCGTTGCTGGCCGATACCGGGGATCGGTGGGGACCGGACCAGGCCGTCGTGTTGCTGACCTGGCAGGACGGCATCCGGCGAGTGGGGATGGTGGTCGGCCCGTCGATCGGCGCGGCTGCCGTCGCCGTCGGGCTGATGGACGAGTTGCTGTGGATCGAGGCCGCGGCTGTGGTGTCAGCAGGGCTGCTGGCGGTCAGAGTTGTTGGAGAGCGCTCTCTGGACAGCGCTGAGCTGCCGTCGATCCGGGGCAGTCTGGGCGGGCGGTCCGACGTGCTGTACGGCTGGATCGCGCGAGGTGCCGGCTGCCTGACGTGGTTCTCCTTCACGCTGGGGTTGTCGGTGATCGGTGCGGAGAAGGGGCGGCCTGGGGTGTATCTGGCGGCCGGCATGTCGGGGTACGGCGTGGGCGCGTTGCTCGGCACGTTGGTGTCGCTGGCCGTCGTCCGTCGCGTCTCGCCGGTGCCGCTGGCCGCGATCGCCTGGGCCTGCATGGGTTTGTGCTGGGTCGGGATGGGTGTGTGGACGACGCCGGGTGCGGTCGCTGCCTTCGGCGCGCTGTCGGGGACGACGGTCGTGCTCGGGATTGCGGCTGTCTCGATCCTGATCACCAGGTCATCGGCTGGAGCTGAGCGCCGGGCGTTGCTTGCTGGGCAGTCGGTGGTGGTCAATGCGAGTAGTTCGGCGGGGTTGCTGATCGGGGGACCGGTGATCGCGGCGGTGGGGGCTGAGCACACGCTGGTCGGGTCCGGCCTGCTGACGAGCGCGGTGGCGATCGGCGTACTGGTGGTGAGTAGGAGCAGGGCTGAGAAACCGGTCGGCAGTGAGAGAAAGGGAGCTGCGGGGGAGAGCGCTCCCTGGGAGACTGCGGGGCATGATCAGGATCACGACCCTTGCCGAGCGGCCTGA
- a CDS encoding LysR family transcriptional regulator, translating into MASSPSVDDLRLVMTIAGTGSLGTAARELRISQPSASQRLARLERACDTQLFTRDTRGARPTAAGRELARRAEHILGHLDEVYAATRAASAGDRLVVGTFVSLAPILFPVLDAELPDVTIDQQVDHGQHLAQLVAEGTMDAAFIAIADQMVLPRGTTARTVGRDELVLFVPLGVPLPGTGRQPLRERDLPFSTYDRSGDAIRARLIALGATGRRGVTLGTTVAMARRRSQLALVPRSALSHELRPGERLVPAPFRHRLTLSLITANTPPPALVRLLPRLRQALHLTR; encoded by the coding sequence ATGGCCTCATCACCCTCGGTGGATGACCTCCGGCTCGTCATGACCATCGCCGGCACCGGCTCGCTCGGTACGGCGGCGCGCGAACTGCGCATCTCCCAGCCGTCGGCATCCCAGCGCCTGGCCCGCCTCGAACGCGCCTGTGACACCCAGTTGTTCACGCGCGACACCCGCGGCGCCCGCCCCACCGCCGCCGGCCGCGAACTCGCCCGCCGTGCCGAACACATCCTCGGTCACCTCGACGAGGTCTACGCGGCCACCCGCGCCGCCTCGGCCGGCGACCGGCTCGTCGTCGGCACCTTCGTCAGCCTTGCCCCGATCCTCTTCCCGGTGCTGGATGCCGAACTCCCCGACGTCACTATCGACCAGCAGGTCGACCACGGCCAGCACCTCGCGCAACTGGTTGCCGAAGGCACCATGGACGCCGCGTTCATCGCCATCGCCGACCAGATGGTCCTCCCACGAGGCACCACCGCCCGTACCGTCGGGCGCGACGAGCTCGTCCTCTTCGTCCCGCTCGGTGTTCCCTTGCCCGGCACGGGTCGCCAGCCGCTGAGAGAGCGCGATCTCCCGTTCTCGACGTACGACCGAAGCGGCGACGCCATCCGCGCCCGCCTGATCGCCCTCGGCGCCACAGGCCGCCGCGGCGTCACCCTGGGCACCACCGTCGCCATGGCCCGCCGCCGCTCCCAGTTGGCCCTGGTCCCCCGCAGCGCCCTGTCCCACGAACTCCGCCCGGGCGAACGCCTGGTCCCGGCCCCGTTCCGGCACCGCCTCACCCTCAGCCTGATCACCGCGAACACCCCACCGCCAGCCCTGGTCCGGCTGCTCCCCCGCCTCCGTCAGGCTCTGCACCTAACCCGCTGA
- a CDS encoding recombinase family protein, which translates to MLVWDQFRLTWPKFDRFGASLWIPSLGGRFEPEKAVHDMAMTITGELSKSERQHVLRRVRAAMAAQVLIDGKHQGGRAPYGMWWSTLGRIRIRGRLRRGYRLRVLAVDEVAAPVVQRIFGMYLDGLGIKAIAATLNVEGVLCPSAHTPEQNRHRSGDGWQFTTVKTILENPRYTGYAIYGRSHKVEELLDPDDVAAGHVVRFRRSAQSKIVRSREPAHPAIVSVEDFTSVQLEMRARRGPGRVPRASQERTKVGPKAAYLFRGAIRCACCGRKMEGARRKHAIFYRCAARTLVPGSRSVVDHPPTVYLREDRLAEAVNGWVSRLFSPDNLDETVAQMAGAQEGPDPAEEVEARLRERIAAAEAAMSRLQRAVEAGWDPSELTAQFNAAVMEKRAAEAGLNALEPAQQLSAEDFRETVLGLGDMEEALKEATRDRLVELYQGLRLAVVYDHQMRAADVFISPVPRVHKVGVRGGT; encoded by the coding sequence GTGCTGGTTTGGGACCAGTTCCGTTTGACCTGGCCGAAGTTTGACCGGTTTGGGGCGTCGTTGTGGATTCCGAGTCTTGGAGGCCGGTTCGAGCCCGAGAAGGCGGTGCATGACATGGCGATGACGATCACGGGTGAGTTGTCGAAGAGCGAACGGCAGCATGTATTGCGGCGGGTGAGGGCGGCGATGGCTGCGCAGGTGTTGATTGACGGGAAGCACCAGGGAGGGCGAGCGCCGTACGGTATGTGGTGGTCGACGCTGGGCCGCATCCGAATCCGCGGAAGGCTCAGGAGGGGGTATCGGTTGCGGGTGCTGGCCGTTGATGAAGTCGCGGCGCCCGTGGTGCAAAGGATCTTCGGGATGTATCTGGATGGTCTGGGGATCAAGGCGATCGCGGCGACGCTCAATGTTGAAGGTGTGCTGTGCCCGTCGGCGCATACGCCTGAGCAGAATCGCCATCGGAGTGGTGATGGGTGGCAGTTCACGACCGTGAAGACCATCCTCGAGAATCCGCGCTACACCGGATATGCAATCTATGGGCGGTCTCACAAGGTCGAGGAGTTGCTTGATCCGGATGATGTTGCGGCCGGGCATGTGGTGCGGTTTCGGCGGTCGGCACAATCGAAGATTGTGCGATCTCGGGAGCCCGCGCATCCGGCGATCGTGTCGGTTGAGGACTTCACGAGTGTTCAGTTGGAGATGCGGGCTCGGCGGGGGCCAGGGCGGGTTCCGCGGGCGTCGCAGGAGCGGACGAAGGTGGGGCCGAAGGCGGCTTATCTGTTCCGCGGCGCGATCCGATGTGCTTGCTGTGGGCGGAAGATGGAGGGGGCTCGGCGTAAGCACGCGATCTTCTATCGGTGTGCGGCCCGGACGTTGGTACCGGGATCGAGGAGCGTCGTGGACCATCCGCCGACGGTGTACCTGCGTGAAGACCGGCTCGCTGAGGCGGTCAATGGGTGGGTCTCCCGGCTGTTCAGTCCGGACAATCTTGATGAAACCGTTGCTCAGATGGCGGGTGCTCAAGAAGGCCCAGATCCGGCTGAGGAGGTTGAGGCGAGGTTGAGGGAGCGGATCGCGGCGGCGGAGGCTGCGATGTCGCGGCTTCAGCGGGCGGTGGAGGCCGGCTGGGATCCGAGCGAGCTGACCGCTCAGTTCAACGCGGCCGTGATGGAGAAGCGGGCAGCCGAGGCTGGGTTGAATGCATTGGAGCCGGCGCAGCAGCTGAGCGCCGAGGACTTCCGCGAGACCGTGTTGGGCCTAGGGGACATGGAGGAGGCTCTCAAGGAGGCGACTCGTGACCGTCTAGTCGAGCTTTATCAAGGTCTACGACTCGCGGTCGTCTACGACCACCAGATGCGGGCCGCCGACGTTTTCATCAGCCCTGTCCCGCGTGTGCATAAGGTTGGTGTCCGAGGGGGGACTTGA